One Gemmatimonadota bacterium genomic window, GAGTGCCCTACGTCGCTCACCTGCTGAGCGTGGCCGCGCTGGTCCTGGAGGATGGCGGGGAGGAGGAGGAAGCGATCGCCGCGTTGCTCCACGATGCCATCGAGGACGCGGCCGAGGACGGGGCCGCCGTGCTGCGTCAGGAGTTGCGACGGCGCTTCGGCGAGCGCGTGCTGGGTATCGTCGAGGGGTGCACGGACGCAGACACTCAGCCCAAGCCGCCCTGGCGGGAGCGCAAGGAGCGTTACCTGGCGCACGTCCCCCACGCGCCGCCCGAGGTACGTCGCGTCTCTGTCGCCGACAAGCTGCACAACGCTCGCGCGATCCTGACGGACCTGCGGCGCAACGGCCACGGGCTCTGGCACCGGTTCCGCGGCGGCCGGGACGGCACCCTCTGGTACTACCGCGCGCTGGTCGAGGCCTACCGCAAGGCGGGGACGACGCCACTGGTGGAGGAGCTGGATCGCGTGGTCACGGAGCTCGAGGGGCTGGCGGCGGGGCGT contains:
- a CDS encoding HD domain-containing protein; the encoded protein is MLSRRFEEALVYAHRLHARQTRKGTRVPYVAHLLSVAALVLEDGGEEEEAIAALLHDAIEDAAEDGAAVLRQELRRRFGERVLGIVEGCTDADTQPKPPWRERKERYLAHVPHAPPEVRRVSVADKLHNARAILTDLRRNGHGLWHRFRGGRDGTLWYYRALVEAYRKAGTTPLVEELDRVVTELEGLAAGR